A single window of Nicotiana sylvestris chromosome 3, ASM39365v2, whole genome shotgun sequence DNA harbors:
- the LOC138887247 gene encoding uncharacterized protein — MYFPDEEVSFVGEDIAEAYNGWRMFFDGAANFKGVDIVAVLVSETVVTLAEVEIPSLKIIQEAELNDAEWLRSRYDQLALIDGKSMNAVCHGQLYQNTMSRAFNKRVKPRQFAPGQLVLKKIFPHQDEAKGKFSPNWQGPYMVHKIIIGEALILVEMDGEVWPKPINSDVVKRYYV; from the exons atgtattttcctgatgaagaagtatcattcgtggGAGAAGACATTGCTGAGGCTTAcaacggttggagaatgttctttgatggagctgcaaatttcaaaggagtagacATTgtagcagttttggtatcagaaacag TTGTCACCctagccgaggtagaaattccttctttaaaaatcatacaggaagccgaactcaaCGATGCAGAATGGTTAAGGAGCCGCTACGATCAACTGGCCCTTATAGACGGGAAAAgcatgaacgcagtatgtcacggtcagctttatcagaacacaatgtccagagctttcaacaaaagggtcaaaccaaggcagttCGCACCAGGACAGTTGGTACtaaagaaaatcttcccacatcaagatgaagccaaagggaaattctctcccaactggcaaggtccctaTATGGTTCACAAGATAATAATAGGAGAAGCACTAATATtggtagaaatggacggagaagtttggccaaaaccaatcaattcagacgtagtcaagagatactatgtttag